The stretch of DNA TATTTTGTAACAGCTGCAATCACAACCATTACATAAAAGCAAAAGCGATTAAAGTTCTAAAGTGTGACGGATGATAAATTTTAGGGCAAAATTAAactacaagtcctttatcttatttttttgtaacattttggtcatttatcttatttttgtaacaatttgatcctttatctttttttttgtaacactttggtccttatcttatttatttataaaaaataaaggatcaaagtgttacaaataaaaaaagataaaggaccaaactgttacaaaaaaagggactaaagtgtcacaaataaaaaaaaataaaggactaaagtgttacaaataaaagataaaggaccaaaatgttacaaaaaaaaaaagataaaggaccaaagtgttacaaaaaaataagataaaggacttgtagtgtaattttgcctaaatttTAGTGTGAGGTAAACTTTTTCTCTAATGTGTGAGCTACAACACAAAGACCCGGTCAATTTTGTAGTTCGCTGTTGATATTTTAAGTGTGACTTGAGTCTCAATTCGATAGAAAAATAGATATGTTAAACATTTTATAATTGAGAGATCCATAAATTTAATGTCTTAATAATATGGAAaaatctatacaatataaaactacATGTAGCTAGCTAGGATATATTAAACATATCTATAATTTACATTTCTATCTTTTTCCTACTAGTTAATTAAGAATTCCTTTTCTTGGCTGAAATAGGGACATACAAAAATAAGAAGAACTTATAATATCCAACCAAAGTGGATATAcaagaaatttgaacaaaactaTAGGAAGTAAtgcaaaaacagaaataaaataTGGAACCCAAATCAAACCATGACAATatgttataaaaaatgaaacactAAAAGCTATCATCATGCTTGTAATGGAGATGATTTGTGCAATCAATCCACATAGCAACTTTGAAGGAAGTGATTTGAAATAAGCATACTCTGCATAACTTGAGATGATAATAGATAAGAAAATTAGTATCGAAATTGCGGATGATATCATTGCAGTTGCATTCGATACCGCAAATATAAGAAATGCTTGTTTTTGTAAATAATTTGGTGTTCCTGTATTTTTGTTGTAGCCACCAGGTATGTTAAATGTTGATGTAAATACTCCAGTTGAAATGAGTGTTGAAATAAGAATGCAATAATTTGTTGTGCTTTCAATCCAAGATTCTGCTTTTGTTAATAGCTCTTTATGCTCCTCAGTAAATATATCATCAGGAGTTTTGCCATtgcaatttttcttctttgtttctaATGGTGACATTAACTTTTTCACTTCCTGTAATGTCAAATTATAATGAAAAGTTTAGTAACAATAATTACTGATGACATGCAtgtcacttttttatttttgacataaaTCGGGTATACTCTGCGAGCAACTACAAAGACTAATCCCTAATATACTTAGATATTGCGACCAAAGAAATCATAAccacaacaaaatttaaaattttaatttagataaaataaataatcgAACAAACACATATAAATTTGGTTTGATTCCCAAAAAGTAAGTACATACTTGACAAAATAGTACTAGACAAACTTAATGCATTAGATAAATTTTGTCTCCCATAATGtttggtggaaaaaaaattattttagtattttagacaacttttatggaagaaaaaatgttGTCTTGGCAGTCTTGTGGTTTAGTGAAGCACAAAATTTTTACTTAGTCCATTGATTTCCAATTTATCCGGTAATTTgaggaacaattttaaaatcaaacactgTATTGTCCTGTCTaatcccttaatttttttagcgGATCAAACATACCCATAGATCTGAAATTCAaagaagcaaaataaaaaataaatatatacataaaaatatttgacgATACGTTGAAATTTTAGATCGAAGGCATGTCCGATGTTTTGACACATTGCAGTGTCCACCATCAAACATGTTACTACTTTCAATTATTTCTattaatatcttaaattattACTAGTGTCTACATGTCATTATCAGTCAGTATTGTGTTTGATGTTCGTATATTTTTCAGCGCTTCAAAAGATATTATAAGACATATGTATGGTATAAAGTTGTAGGAAATGTACCTCAAACCATAGTATTTCATGTGTCATTTGAAGAGCTGCTCCTGAAATTAATTTAAGCTGACAATGAGGTGCTAATTTAGCAGCATAatgtaatatattattttcttcatcatcttcaagtGCTACAATTGAATCTTTGAAGGAGCCTAATTCATGTATTAGACTAAATATGCTTGAATGACAATGTTGAACAGCAATGTGAAATATGCTTCTTTTTTTGTCATCAACTTCTCTTATTAAATCAGGCTCAGACCTCAAAAGCTCAGCCACAAAGTGAAAATTTCCAATTTCTGTAgcatcaaatgttatttttgatgGTTGATTTATAATTGTCCTATGTGTTTCTGTACATCCATGATTGAGAAGTATGTTCCAAAGACAACCAACAAGTTGGAGAAATAATGGACTTATCTCCATGCCTACACAAAGATATTCTACGTTAATTAGATATGTAAAGATTAAAAGATATTGTACTTGGtatcaaataataattaaattttatttatttcgtaCCTCGCACAATATCAACTTTTAAAAAGGAATACGAAAGAAAATATCTTATTAgatcaaacatatttaacccctTAGAAGAATTCAAATTGGTCAATGGTTAGAGTAGAAATGCGGCTGATTTCGACTATTTGAAGGTTCTgtttgaatattaaaaatggatcctcataaaaaataaaaaataattatcattatatataacgtcaaaaaaggACGtcctaatctaagattaaatttgatgcaaagattttttttttaatggcaaatcgttatgttaatatattataatattatattagtttttctccttgtcATGACTTGAATACCTCTAACTCCTTAATCTTTAATACAACTAGTTTAACTAGTTGAGTTACCCATCCGACCccaatatttgatgcaaagattaaaatgagaTAGAACTATATTTATGAGTAtcgataactaatctattgatactcatatgatattttatgaacattaataaatcttttttttttaagcaatgaacattaataatatataactatattaatATAAGGAAAAACAATATACAACAATTATTTTAGGGTATCAAGATTAATCTATTACTacacatctgatattttatgcgtataaataatatataactaatattatatatgatgacggatcgtcacactttCTAATcaatgcctattttagcaacattaaatacattttagtaggttttaagcaataaatgtaagagaaatctatTCATAAACATGATTACTTGTGTTGCAAGAAAACAGGTAAATTacaggaaattgctgattttcactacgctgggggcgtagcccatcacgcgctgcgtgatggagatcacagagagccaagtttttcaccatgatcacgcgcggcgtgatacctaccacgcgcggcgtgaagctttgatcagaattggattgctctctgagttgatcacgcgcggcgtagcactgaccacgcgcggcgtgaaggaaggaaggataactgcgccgggggcgtggagctatcaTGCGTGGCGGGAAGATTgcagagttgaagatcagagacctcagatttgatcacgcgccgcataagaccgttacacgcgcggcgtcgttgaagaaattgcaaccacgcgcggtgTGATAGATCTGGCGGGCGGCGTTGTTGCGATTATTATATAAGGAATCTGCATTTTCTGTTTCACGGGTTGGAAAATCTGCTACATTTCATCTACTTTCTGGTTTTGGAGCTTTCACAGTTGGATCCAGACCTTCATAGGATAGCTTCAAGctcctcaatagcatggattctcaagccatgaagttgaagctaggacacgatcgaagcaacatgaggagctaaactccttatggaggtaggatctaggatagcttaggatatAGATGGATCTAATGTAATCTGCTCTATTGTAAGAATTTACTCCGTTTCATAGTGTTTACTTATTGCAATTCTTcacttaatgctttataatccttcattagtgttataatgattttcagttaagtcacgtatgagaatattggtttaatttctgaactgaattgcattgagcactcgagtgtttccggttgagagattgaaacatagagtgtagcaaacgatcgacgcgctttcatatcattcgttgtaggaaGCTTCcacccgagagatcgggggagtatcgacaacgaatagagtggattttgacaagagattgcgattcactaatttgttgatccagttgtgaacacttgattAAATTCGTATGATACGGTAGGTTGCATGtgatttagctatagactaggtgattccgatgattctacctcgcttttccacttaTTACAAAGCACGTTTTTCTACCAATTAATCACTCAAACAAACCCCCAAATTATGTTTTCTTATTGCatgatgtttatgaacactattagactagtttaatcacacaatccctgtggatcgatatttttattactacgtggtatttcgttcacttgcgaaaaatccatcaagtttttggggccgttgccggggattgtgattgaccCAACagtttctaatgttttagtttgttttgttttgaagtatgtaggtaggtacgcagcagaagcaaggactAAAGCAAAACAGGGCAAAACAGAGCTCAACTACGCTGAGGGTgcagtacaatcacgcgcggcgtgatccttcaGTACAGAGGAAGGAGTTTTTAAAAATGTATTACGCGCGGCGTGTGGGTgtatcacgcgctgcgtgaagcCTGGAGAAAGAAGGGCTCTCTGACTAGTGATTACGCGCCGCATGATGgccatcacgcgcggcgtggccttTATGAAGgaagttcttgaccgttacaaattgtactacgcgcggcgtagcaggggtcacgcgcggcgtgattgcacaggaaagcgtgtcaaatttgaatttcttcatcttcccaATCACTCCATTAATCCCATCATCATTACACACGGGTTCTCACGCGAAAAACTCCATTGTTAACCCATTTTCATCCTTCAAACCTCTTCAATTTCATCTCTAATTACCTTCAATCATCCCATTCCTTCACACTCACAAAACCCATCTCAACCACTCCAATTCCACTTCCAATTTCTCATTTCACCACTTTCCCAAAATCAACCCATTTCAACCTCCAATCTCCCATCATTCAGTCAAGATGTTGACAAGATTAATCGGGAAGTCGAAGAAGAAGAGTGACGTTAATCCTCCACAAGAACCATCGAAGAAGCCAAGGACAATGATGAGTGCAAGCAAGGGCCATTCTTCTCGGTCCGCTCAAGCATCTCCTCCACGCCGGAGCAATGTTACTCAGCCACAGGTCCACCCTCACTTCATTAGTGAAGTTCACGAGAAAAGGTACACAAAAATCCaaacctttactattaatcaagaaaaaggttttggagAGGATTTGTTAAAAGGTGTTGCTGAGATAGGGAATGAGATTAAGTCTAGAAAATGGGGGAAGTTTAATAagttgatgattaaagatgaagcTAATCCTGGTAATCAGATGTGGGTTAGGGAATTTCTCACAAATGCTTACTTGCCTGACTAGTCTTCGCATTCTGAATATTATTCAACGGTTAGGGGAATTAGAGTGTATTATTCTGCAGCTCACATTAATACTTTGTTGGATTGTCGTGTGAGAGGTGCTTGTGAGTTGGTATCCGAGAAGGAAAGAATTGCTAATGGTGGTCTCGTGGTGAGGGAAGAGTTAAGGCGATTGTTTGTAGACCTGGTGCTAGATGGCTGTCACACTCGCCCACGTCTCTTCCTACTAGGTTGAGTTTGACGAGTTTTAACCCTATTCACCGTGCTTGGGGTGAGTTTTGGCTGAAGAATGTTAGAGTGGTTGGTAATAACTCTGAAATCCAGTTTGATAATGTTGCTGCTGTTCGACTACTAGCTAAGGGTCGTTATGTAGATCTTGGTCTTTGGTTACAAAAGGATTTACATGAAAtggtaaataataataatccgacTTTTACTTTGGGGCATTGCAACTTAATTGCTGCTTTGTGTAGGGCAAGCAATGTCCCAATGTTTGTGCAAGAAGGTGACTTACATCCTACTCGTCCACTATCGTTATCATACTTTGAGAAGAGATTTGAGAGAGGTCCCATAGTTCCCCGTGGTGAGGGGAATGCTGCGAGAGAAGATGCTTTGAGAGAAGAGGAAGAGATTAATCGGTTTGAAGATGGTGTTCACCCGGACCAACATGAGGTGCTGGTTGATGAACCACAAGGGATTCCGGAGTCAGCACCTCCTCGTTACTCTCATGATATTAATCAACTTGCTTCTATGCTACACCAGATGGAAATTTCTCAGTACTCCGGGCTTCCTAATCTttactttgataccgcctcttccatgtacaccgaggcgatgacttatCGATCTACCTTCCCTCCTCATACTTTTGGGACCTTGTATCCCGTTGATGCTGATTGGGAGGCGCATCAGGCGAGGGAGCTAACATCATTTCAGGCCAGACAAGCTTACAATTCTGGTTTGAGAACTTCTGAGTTAGCGGAGATCGAGAGGTGccgccgggttgagcaggagGAGGCTGCTGATATGGAGAGGGAGATGTTGGATGTGGACGGGctgaatttgaaattgaatagcCCTTTCACAAATTATTTCACTGGCCAACCGGATGACACCGCCTGACGTCCTTGGTTATGATtttctgctgctgctgctactttATTCCTACTCTATCTCTACTTTTACTTTTGCTCTTTTACTttcgttggtttgtaataatgaTTTGATGTTGGTTGGATATTTGGCTGGATATGTACTATTTTaactttgaatttgaactttacCTTGTTCGATTGTGGAATGATTTTTACCTTTagaatttgtttcaatattttggcatgttccttctagttacttgagtatcaattgcttgattgtCTCTGTGTGTaatttgtgaaacttgcagtgcaatagcttgttgcactcatgtgatcaagaggcaaaggaagggaacgcacactttttgaccggttctttgattcgacccaaccatgaggtattgagccaaacactctttttccttctatgtgtgatatccactcatgtattgtctctcgattttgcttgtcgtctttttatttgattggtacttttgtagcacacacgaggcatgttccttggtacctttgagcttgtctatccacccttacatataattatcctttgcttaaccaatttgagctgaaaaagaaaatgttgttttgcaaaaccttaagaaatttttgatgaaaaaaaaaaggaatgactttcttggaggttaggcacctaattagtggttgatgcgcattgctcaccactaagtttggggttgctctttggaattagcaacaaataaagtttggggtgagggtactagagaacttataaaaagttttgattgaaaaatttcaaaaaattgcAAGGCTTTAGTCATGAGAAAGATAGAAGaaaagtatgaaaaaaaaaatgatgaaaacatgaaaatgaaaaaagagatgaatgatggaaaaaaaaaatattgaaaagaagt from Trifolium pratense cultivar HEN17-A07 linkage group LG5, ARS_RC_1.1, whole genome shotgun sequence encodes:
- the LOC123884744 gene encoding ankyrin-2-like isoform X3 codes for the protein MDMLNVCSATSPSILLAQPQLHQQGCTSNQHRLPSLHLLQDKRKYLNQCVPLYKRALEGDWNASKGMIHKNNELLNAAITRDYGTLLHVAAGTNHVHFVEELVKLLKPNDLLLQNNKGNTSLCVAAVSGNLQIVVILIETNGCLIQIRGVEGMSPLTMAAFYGRSDIARYLFNHNIDILEEEEMNGLFFICIKNDLYDLALQMVWKKSTLALIRNNNSETGLHVLARKPFCLGMEISPLFLQLVGCLWNILLNHGCTETHRTIINQPSKITFDATEIGNFHFVAELLRSEPDLIREVDDKKRSIFHIAVQHCHSSIFSLIHELGSFKDSIVALEDDEENNILHYAAKLAPHCQLKLISGAALQMTHEILWFEEVKKLMSPLETKKKNCNGKTPDDIFTEEHKELLTKAESWIESTTNYCILISTLISTGVFTSTFNIPGGYNKNTGTPNYLQKQAFLIFAVSNATAMISSAISILIFLSIIISSYAEYAYFKSLPSKLLCGLIAQIISITSMMIAFSVSFFITYCHGLIWVPYFISVFALLPIVLFKFLVYPLWLDIISSSYFCMSLFQPRKGILN
- the LOC123884744 gene encoding ankyrin-2-like isoform X1, with translation MDMLNVCSATSPSQLKAHEVHIELKLATSSILLAQPQLHQQGCTSNQHRLPSLHLLQDKRKYLNQCVPLYKRALEGDWNASKGMIHKNNELLNAAITRDYGTLLHVAAGTNHVHFVEELVKLLKPNDLLLQNNKGNTSLCVAAVSGNLQIVVILIETNGCLIQIRGVEGMSPLTMAAFYGRSDIARYLFNHNIDILEEEEMNGLFFICIKNDLYDLALQMVWKKSTLALIRNNNSETGLHVLARKPFCLGMEISPLFLQLVGCLWNILLNHGCTETHRTIINQPSKITFDATEIGNFHFVAELLRSEPDLIREVDDKKRSIFHIAVQHCHSSIFSLIHELGSFKDSIVALEDDEENNILHYAAKLAPHCQLKLISGAALQMTHEILWFEEVKKLMSPLETKKKNCNGKTPDDIFTEEHKELLTKAESWIESTTNYCILISTLISTGVFTSTFNIPGGYNKNTGTPNYLQKQAFLIFAVSNATAMISSAISILIFLSIIISSYAEYAYFKSLPSKLLCGLIAQIISITSMMIAFSVSFFITYCHGLIWVPYFISVFALLPIVLFKFLVYPLWLDIISSSYFCMSLFQPRKGILN
- the LOC123884744 gene encoding ankyrin-2-like isoform X2 produces the protein MDMLNVCSATSPSQLKAHEVHIELKLATSSILLAQPSLHLLQDKRKYLNQCVPLYKRALEGDWNASKGMIHKNNELLNAAITRDYGTLLHVAAGTNHVHFVEELVKLLKPNDLLLQNNKGNTSLCVAAVSGNLQIVVILIETNGCLIQIRGVEGMSPLTMAAFYGRSDIARYLFNHNIDILEEEEMNGLFFICIKNDLYDLALQMVWKKSTLALIRNNNSETGLHVLARKPFCLGMEISPLFLQLVGCLWNILLNHGCTETHRTIINQPSKITFDATEIGNFHFVAELLRSEPDLIREVDDKKRSIFHIAVQHCHSSIFSLIHELGSFKDSIVALEDDEENNILHYAAKLAPHCQLKLISGAALQMTHEILWFEEVKKLMSPLETKKKNCNGKTPDDIFTEEHKELLTKAESWIESTTNYCILISTLISTGVFTSTFNIPGGYNKNTGTPNYLQKQAFLIFAVSNATAMISSAISILIFLSIIISSYAEYAYFKSLPSKLLCGLIAQIISITSMMIAFSVSFFITYCHGLIWVPYFISVFALLPIVLFKFLVYPLWLDIISSSYFCMSLFQPRKGILN